GGTGCGTCTCCACCTTCGCATTGAGCGCTACCACCTCCTGGGTGAGCTTCGGCAGCGACGTCGCATACCGCTCGGCCAGCTCGCGCACCCGGCTCGTCAGCGACTGCGAAACGCGGTCCAGCTCGCCCTGCACGGACGCCGACAGCCGGGCCATCCACTTGTCGTCGATGACCAGCGTCTTGATGTCCGCCCTGGTGAGCTTTGGGTACTTGCCGAGGGCCAGCGCGTCGAGGGACGCGTCCTGCTCCTTCAGCGCACGCTTGAGTGAGGCCGCCTGCTCCGTGAGCTGGAGCCACTGCTCGAGCACGGTGCACTCTTCCATCGCCTCCTTGTCTCCCTTGACCTCCTTGAGCCGCGCGTTGACCTCCGCCTTCCCGATCTTGTCGAGCGCGCCGAGGAAGCCCTCCTCGCCGCCGTGGTCCTCCTCGAGCGCGGCGATCGCCGACTCGGAGGCCTCGAGCTCGGCCTGCTTGACCTGGAGAGCGGCCTGCTCTTTCGCGAAGTAGCGCGCGACAATGAAGGTCTTGGGCACGAGGTCGCACGCCCAGCCTTTCTCCTTCTTCTTGCCCCTCTTGTCGGTCTCGATGACCTGCGTCGGTGCCGCCACCCAGCCATCGGCGGCGATGAGGTAGCAGTCGTCCTGCATCGCCTCGGCCCAGTAGTCCATGAGGTGCTGGTAGACATCGTAGGCGTCGAGCAGCGGCACCGCTCGGAACGCGGTGAGCAGGTCCTCGGCGATGCTCTCGATGAGCACCCTTGGGTGCCCTCCCCTGTCGAACTCGACGAGCTTCGACCTTGCTGCTTTTCTCCAGTCGGCAAACGTCTTCGTCGCCCGCTGCTGGAACGCGGTGAACTCGGAGTGGCTAAGGATCGACGCCTTCACGTTGGCGAGCGGCATCTTGAGACTCGCATAGCCAGGGCGGCCCGCTGACTCGAACAACAGGTCGCGCACGCTGGGCAGCACGTTCCAGTACGCATCCAGGGCGTCGAGGTCCCGCTCGGGGATGCCACCACGAAGGTGGCCGTCGATGTCGTGCAGATCCTCGGGTTCGGCACTGTCGATGTAGCGCGGCAGGTTCAGATTGAAGTCGTTCTTCGCGTCGGCGATCTCGTCGAACGGCACCATGCGGGCGTAGCGGGGCACGTCGACCTGCTTGGTGAAGGTGTCGACGATGCGGTGGAGGTCTTGCTCGCGGAGGCGGTTCTTGGGGCCGTCCTTGATGAACCCCTTGGAAGCGTCGATCATGAACACGCCCTTGCGACCGGCCGCGTTCTCCTTGTCGAGAACGAGGATGCAGGCGGGGATGCCGGTGCCGTAGAAGAGGTTCGCGGGCAGTCCGATGATGCCTTTCAAGTAGCCCGAGCGAACGAGTTTCTCGCGAATGACAGCCTCGGCGTTGCCGCGAAAGAGCACGCCGTGGGGCAAGATGCACGCGCCCTTGCCCGTGCTCTTCATCGAGCGAACGATGTGGAGGAGGTAGGCGTAGTCGCCCTGCTTGGCCGGGGGTTCGCCCCACGTGAAGCGCTGAAACGGGTCCTTCGCCGGCGTGAGGCCGGTGGTCCAGGTCTTGTCGGAGAACGGTGGATTGGCGACGACGTAGTCGTAAGTGCGGAGCTTCTCGCCGTCCTTGAACTTCGGGGCGGCCAGCGTGTTGCCCGACAGGATGTTCGCCGTCGGGAAGTCGTGCAGGATCATGTTCATACGGGCCAAGCCCGCCGTGGTGACGTCCTTCTCCTGCCCCTCCAGCGTGATGTGCTTGCCTGCCTCGGCCGCCACCTTCAGGAGCAGCGAGCCCGAGCCGCAGGTCGGGTCGTAGGCGGTGGTCGAGGCCTTCGTGTTCTTCGGCGAGATGCCGATCACCTTGGCGATGACGCGGCTGACCTCGGAGGGCGTGTAGAACTGGCCCTTGCTCTTGCCACTCTCGGTCGCGAAGTGGCGCATGAGGTATTCGTAGGCGTCACCGAGCAGATCGTCGTGGTCGGCCCGGTTCTGCGAGAAGTCGAGCTCAGGCTTCTGGAAGATGCCAACCAGGTTGGTCAAGCGATCGACCATCGCCTGGCCTTCGCCGAGCTTGTTCGGGTCGTTGAAGTCGGGGAAGTCGCTGCGGGCGAGTCGCGCGTTGGCGTCGATGAGCGGCTGGATGATCTGCGTGTTGATCTTGTCGCCGATGTCGCTCTTGCCCTTGAGCGCGATCATGTCTTTGAAGCTCGCGCCCTTCGGGATGGTGACGGGCGGGGCGAAGTCGGTGCTGTTCCCGTACTTGTCCGTGATGTACTTGATGAACAGCATGAACAGGACGTAGTCCTTGTACTGGCTGGCATCCATGCCGCCGCGAAGCTCGTCGCACGAGGCCCAGATCGAGGAGTAGAGGTCAGACTTCTTGATGGCCATCAGCGTCGTTCCTTGTCGCGTTCGAGCTCGTCGTGCTCGGCGCCGCCGGCACGGACCCACTCGTCCACCTCGGATAGCTTGAACTTCCAGAGGCCTCCGAATCCTGTGCGCAGACAGCCCACGACCCTCGACCCTCGACCCAGCGGTACACGGAGTCCCGCGCTACCCCGAGGTGCTTTGCGACGCCTTCGACGGACACCCAGGGCTCGTTGGTCGTCATCATCCTGGCGCCGCTCGACATACGTGGTCCCTGGGCACGCGAGCAGGATGCACCAGGCGAACTTTGCCTACAAGAGTCGGACAGAGTCGCATGCCGTCGACAACCTTCCCGCTTGCTCGAGGCGGCGGGCAGCCCCGGCTTCTGCCCCCCTCACCGCCGGCGCTCCCGCTTGACCCTCTGCTGCACGGCCGCCCCGCTCAGCGCCTGGACGGCTTGCGCTTCGACGCGCGGGCCCCGGGCTTGGCTTTCGCCCTGGGCTTCGCCTTGGCCTGCGTGGCCTTGGGCTTCGGCCTCGCCCTGGCCTTCGTCTTCGTCTTTGTCTTCGCCTTCGACTCCTGCGCGTCGTCCTCGACCGCTCCCAGCTCCAGCCCGAAGAGCTCCGAGAGATCGTCGGCGACCAGGACCTTCTCCTTCGCGGGGCCCTTCTTCGAGAGCGGCAGGCCCTTGCCGGCGCTCGCGAGCAGGTCTTGCTGGTCGACCTGGCGCAGAGTGAAGAGGAGCTCGGGCTTCTCGTCGAGCCGCGCGCCGATGCCGTAGAAGGTGGCGGCGACGTGCTTGCACATCGAGGCCCAGTCGGGGCAGCTACAGGTGAAGGTGAGTTCGGCGGGCGCGGGGAAGAGGCCGGTCGCCGGCTGGCAGAGGCGCTCCATCACGCCCTTGGAAAAGCGTCCTTGAAGGAGCTCGACGAGCGAGTCGATCCCCCCCGCGCAGTCGGTGCAGAGCGAGCGCCAACGCGGCTTGGGCAGCGGCAACACGTTGACGGCGACCTTGTAGAGCGCCGAGCCGCTGACGATCGCGCTGGCCGCGCCCGGGGCGAGCTGCAGGTCCACCACCGAGCCGTTGCGCACGTAGGTCCGCCCGCGCGGCAGGCGATTCGCGAAGTCGCTGTAGCGTTCGAGGTTCTCGCACCAGGCCTTCCCCCAGAAGGTCCTCGCGATGGTTCGCCCCTCGAGCAGCACCGGCGAGATCGGGTGGCCCTTCTTCGCCAGCTTCTGCAGCTCGTGCTCGGCCTGCCGCCGCCGCTCGGCCACGGGCACGTAGGGCTTCCAGCCCCGTCTATCGTAGAAGCTCACGCCTCACTCCTTCATCGCGGCGTTGAGGTCTAGCGCCACGAGCCGGAGCAGCTCCTCGTCCCCGAGCTCGGTCAGCTTCAGCTCGGCGCCGCCTTCGAGCAGCTCCTTCGAGAGCGCCTTCTTCGATTCGATGAGCGCGTCGAGCTTCTCCTCGACG
Above is a window of Deltaproteobacteria bacterium DNA encoding:
- a CDS encoding N-6 DNA methylase, coding for MAIKKSDLYSSIWASCDELRGGMDASQYKDYVLFMLFIKYITDKYGNSTDFAPPVTIPKGASFKDMIALKGKSDIGDKINTQIIQPLIDANARLARSDFPDFNDPNKLGEGQAMVDRLTNLVGIFQKPELDFSQNRADHDDLLGDAYEYLMRHFATESGKSKGQFYTPSEVSRVIAKVIGISPKNTKASTTAYDPTCGSGSLLLKVAAEAGKHITLEGQEKDVTTAGLARMNMILHDFPTANILSGNTLAAPKFKDGEKLRTYDYVVANPPFSDKTWTTGLTPAKDPFQRFTWGEPPAKQGDYAYLLHIVRSMKSTGKGACILPHGVLFRGNAEAVIREKLVRSGYLKGIIGLPANLFYGTGIPACILVLDKENAAGRKGVFMIDASKGFIKDGPKNRLREQDLHRIVDTFTKQVDVPRYARMVPFDEIADAKNDFNLNLPRYIDSAEPEDLHDIDGHLRGGIPERDLDALDAYWNVLPSVRDLLFESAGRPGYASLKMPLANVKASILSHSEFTAFQQRATKTFADWRKAARSKLVEFDRGGHPRVLIESIAEDLLTAFRAVPLLDAYDVYQHLMDYWAEAMQDDCYLIAADGWVAAPTQVIETDKRGKKKEKGWACDLVPKTFIVARYFAKEQAALQVKQAELEASESAIAALEEDHGGEEGFLGALDKIGKAEVNARLKEVKGDKEAMEECTVLEQWLQLTEQAASLKRALKEQDASLDALALGKYPKLTRADIKTLVIDDKWMARLSASVQGELDRVSQSLTSRVRELAERYATSLPKLTQEVVALNAKVETHLSQMGALWN